Proteins encoded within one genomic window of Micromonospora halotolerans:
- a CDS encoding Gfo/Idh/MocA family oxidoreductase: MTPPRVALVGANGHGRWHRRAIAPLHAAGRARLVGLVDLHPLEDEPAAPVPPGAGIFTDHRAMLAAVRPDVVVVCTPPHTHLPIALDALAAGADLLLEKPPVLDLTEHRRLAAAARDAGRAVQVGFQALGSAALAELTAALAAGRLGTVTAVATVAAWQRPDAYYARSPWAGRRSLDGRPALDGALANPLAHAVMQCLAVAEAVTGAPVRPARIEVERYRVRPIEVDDTAVLRVTPRTGPPVLAAVTLAGEEYIAGEVHVTGDRDRAVLEYPTDRLRLPGDPALREVPGRRGLLENLLDHRAAGTPLIAPLARTAPFTAIVAALRDAPEPTLLDGALVRTEGDGPRRVRVIRGVDAVLRRAAESGALPSESGVPWAVPPYRIELPDGEAPQR, translated from the coding sequence ATGACGCCGCCGCGGGTGGCGCTCGTCGGGGCGAACGGGCACGGCCGCTGGCACCGGCGGGCCATCGCCCCGCTGCACGCCGCCGGCCGGGCGCGCCTGGTCGGCCTGGTCGACCTCCACCCGCTGGAGGACGAACCGGCGGCCCCCGTCCCGCCCGGGGCGGGGATCTTCACCGACCACCGGGCCATGCTGGCCGCCGTCCGGCCCGACGTCGTGGTGGTCTGCACCCCGCCGCACACCCACCTGCCGATCGCCCTCGACGCGCTCGCCGCCGGGGCGGACCTGCTGCTGGAGAAGCCGCCGGTGCTCGACCTGACCGAACACCGGCGGCTCGCCGCGGCCGCGCGGGACGCCGGCCGGGCCGTGCAGGTCGGCTTCCAGGCGCTCGGCTCGGCGGCCCTGGCCGAGCTGACCGCCGCCCTCGCGGCCGGGCGGCTCGGCACGGTCACCGCCGTCGCCACCGTGGCCGCCTGGCAACGGCCCGACGCCTACTACGCCCGCTCCCCGTGGGCCGGCCGGCGGAGCCTCGACGGGCGGCCCGCGCTCGACGGGGCGCTGGCCAACCCCCTGGCGCACGCGGTGATGCAGTGCCTGGCCGTCGCCGAGGCGGTGACCGGAGCGCCGGTCCGGCCGGCCCGGATCGAGGTGGAGCGCTACCGGGTACGGCCCATCGAGGTGGACGACACGGCCGTGCTGCGGGTGACGCCGCGGACCGGACCGCCGGTGCTGGCCGCGGTCACCCTGGCCGGCGAGGAGTACATCGCCGGCGAGGTGCACGTCACCGGCGACCGGGACCGGGCCGTCCTGGAGTACCCGACCGACCGGCTCCGGTTGCCCGGCGACCCGGCGCTGCGCGAGGTGCCCGGCCGGCGCGGGCTGCTGGAGAACCTGCTCGACCACCGGGCCGCCGGCACCCCGCTGATCGCGCCGCTGGCGCGTACCGCGCCGTTCACGGCGATCGTGGCGGCGCTGCGGGACGCGCCGGAGCCGACCCTGCTCGACGGCGCGCTGGTGCGCACCGAGGGTGACGGACCGCGGCGGGTGCGGGTGATCCGCGGCGTCGACGCGGTGCTGCGCCGGGCCGCCGAGTCCGGCGCGCTGCCGTCGGAGTCGGGGGTGCCGTGGGCGGTCCCGCCGTACCGGATCGAGCTGCCCGACGGGGAGGCGCCGCAACGGTAG
- a CDS encoding pectate lyase family protein, with product MRRTAVGAALVAAALAVTGAPAPADPALSRLAREIGRQALPANDGWAAEGAGTTGGAAAAPDRIRVVRTRAELVEALGGDNATNAGDATPKIVYVAGAVDGFERPDGSLLDCADLADPDYSLGGYLAAYDPAVWGRVDPSGPLEAARVRSVANQTRQTQINVGANTTIVGLRGARLTGLTLMIDRVSNVIVRNLTLADARDCFPAWSPTDGDAGNWNSQYDQISVRRSEHVWVDHNTFTDGDNPDSGQPTHFGRPYQVHDGSLDVTHTASLVTASWNRFVGRDKLMLIGSSNTVGPDVGRLKVTVHHNLFDGDLQRLPRVRFGQVDVYDNHYRLGGPGFEYALGVGVQSAIHAENNFFTLAGDVDPADLIRDWGGTALTERGSWLRQGGGPARPVDLLGAYNAAHDPDLGGDAGWTPTLRAAPVLPTPLVPLAVGAFAGAGRLPL from the coding sequence ATGCGTAGAACAGCAGTCGGCGCGGCGCTCGTCGCCGCCGCGCTCGCCGTCACCGGCGCCCCCGCGCCGGCCGACCCGGCCCTGTCCCGGCTCGCCCGGGAGATCGGCCGCCAGGCGCTGCCCGCGAACGACGGCTGGGCCGCCGAGGGCGCCGGCACCACCGGCGGCGCGGCCGCCGCCCCCGACCGCATCCGGGTGGTGCGCACCCGGGCCGAGCTGGTCGAGGCGCTCGGCGGGGACAACGCCACCAACGCCGGCGACGCCACCCCGAAGATCGTGTACGTGGCGGGCGCGGTCGACGGCTTCGAGCGGCCCGACGGCAGCCTGCTCGACTGTGCCGACCTGGCCGACCCGGACTACTCGCTCGGCGGCTACCTGGCCGCGTACGACCCGGCGGTCTGGGGGCGGGTGGACCCGAGCGGGCCCCTGGAGGCGGCCCGGGTGCGCTCGGTGGCCAACCAGACCCGGCAGACCCAGATCAACGTGGGCGCCAACACCACGATCGTGGGGCTGCGCGGCGCCCGGCTCACCGGGCTGACCCTGATGATCGACCGGGTCAGCAACGTGATCGTCCGCAACCTCACCCTCGCCGACGCCCGGGACTGCTTCCCGGCCTGGTCCCCCACCGACGGCGACGCCGGCAACTGGAACTCCCAGTACGACCAGATCTCCGTCCGGCGCAGCGAGCACGTCTGGGTCGACCACAACACGTTCACCGACGGCGACAACCCGGACAGCGGCCAGCCGACCCACTTCGGCCGCCCCTACCAGGTGCACGACGGGTCGCTGGACGTCACGCACACGGCCAGCCTGGTCACCGCCTCCTGGAACCGGTTCGTCGGGCGGGACAAGCTGATGCTGATCGGCTCGTCCAACACCGTCGGCCCGGATGTGGGCCGGCTCAAGGTCACCGTGCATCACAACCTCTTCGACGGCGACCTCCAGCGGCTGCCCCGGGTCCGGTTCGGCCAGGTCGACGTCTACGACAACCACTACCGGCTCGGCGGGCCCGGCTTCGAGTACGCCCTCGGCGTCGGCGTGCAGTCCGCCATCCACGCCGAGAACAACTTCTTCACCCTGGCCGGCGACGTCGACCCGGCCGACCTCATCCGCGACTGGGGCGGCACCGCGCTCACCGAGCGGGGCAGCTGGCTGCGCCAGGGCGGCGGCCCGGCGCGCCCGGTCGACCTGCTCGGCGCGTACAACGCGGCGCACGACCCGGACCTCGGCGGCGATGCCGGCTGGACGCCCACCCTGCGCGCCGCACCCGTGCTGCCCACGCCGCTGGTGCCGCTCGCCGTGGGCGCGTTCGCGGGCGCCGGCCGGCTGCCGCTCTGA
- a CDS encoding pectate lyase family protein, whose protein sequence is MRLRHHRGAAAAAGAGLTALLLAVGLTGNAAAATLFGDTFDDGTADGWSKSGGDWSVVTDGSPAYGQGNTASELARAFAGQTGWTDYRVQARVRPLSFNGANRLVGLASRSTSSTKMYRLALTNANRAELQMVNGSQISVLGSAALTVTTSTWYTLRIEATGSTIRGFVNGAQIAAGTDTAYAAGRIALVTAYASAVFDDVAVDGVGGTPTTPPTSSSPTASPTSPPPTNPPPTTGLVGWATQNGGTTGGAGGGTVTVSDPAALADAAEGDAATTVRVNGTFTCSTEIRVGSNKTVIGVGASSGLTGCGLNLRDARNIVVRNLRIAKVRAGVGNGDAIHLDNSTNVWIDHNDLSSDTTSGTDYYDGLLDVTHGSNFVTVSWNRLHDHVKCSLVGHSDSNSGEDSGKLKVTYHHNVFSNCFQRNPRVRFGNPVHVFNNYYVNTANPSYSYGVASTCGAGVLVEGNSFENMTDPTHVGEGSSPAGNLVERNNLYVNSGAPQTAGSVAAVPYAYTLDAASTVKATVTAGAGTGKISG, encoded by the coding sequence GTGCGACTCCGACACCACCGAGGAGCGGCGGCCGCGGCCGGCGCCGGCCTCACCGCCCTGTTGCTCGCCGTCGGCCTGACCGGCAACGCCGCGGCGGCCACCCTGTTCGGCGACACCTTCGACGACGGCACCGCCGACGGCTGGTCCAAGTCCGGCGGTGACTGGTCGGTGGTCACCGACGGCTCACCGGCGTACGGGCAGGGCAACACCGCCAGCGAGCTGGCCCGCGCCTTCGCCGGCCAGACCGGCTGGACCGACTACCGGGTGCAGGCCCGGGTCAGGCCGCTGTCGTTCAACGGCGCCAACCGGCTGGTCGGCCTGGCGTCCCGCTCCACCAGCTCGACGAAGATGTACCGGCTGGCGCTGACCAACGCGAACCGGGCCGAACTCCAGATGGTCAACGGCAGCCAGATCTCCGTGCTCGGCTCCGCCGCGCTGACCGTCACCACCAGCACCTGGTACACCCTGCGGATCGAGGCCACCGGCAGCACGATCCGGGGCTTCGTCAACGGCGCCCAGATCGCCGCCGGCACCGACACCGCGTACGCGGCCGGCCGGATCGCGCTGGTCACCGCGTACGCCAGCGCGGTCTTCGACGACGTCGCGGTGGACGGCGTCGGCGGCACCCCGACCACGCCGCCGACCTCCTCCTCCCCCACGGCGTCGCCGACCTCGCCGCCGCCCACCAACCCGCCGCCCACCACGGGCCTGGTCGGCTGGGCCACGCAGAACGGCGGCACCACCGGCGGGGCCGGCGGCGGCACGGTGACCGTGAGCGACCCGGCGGCCCTGGCCGACGCGGCCGAGGGCGACGCGGCGACCACCGTCCGGGTGAACGGGACCTTCACCTGCTCCACCGAGATCCGGGTCGGCTCGAACAAGACCGTCATCGGGGTCGGCGCGAGCTCCGGGCTGACCGGCTGCGGCCTGAACCTGCGCGACGCCCGCAACATCGTCGTCCGCAACCTGCGGATCGCCAAGGTACGCGCCGGCGTCGGCAACGGCGACGCCATCCACCTGGACAACTCCACCAACGTCTGGATCGACCACAACGACCTGTCCAGCGACACCACGAGCGGCACCGACTACTACGACGGGCTGCTCGACGTCACCCACGGGTCGAACTTCGTCACCGTCTCCTGGAACCGGCTGCACGACCACGTGAAGTGCTCGCTGGTCGGGCACAGCGACAGCAACTCCGGCGAGGACAGCGGCAAGCTGAAGGTGACCTACCACCACAACGTGTTCAGCAACTGCTTCCAGCGCAACCCGCGGGTCCGCTTCGGCAACCCCGTGCACGTGTTCAACAACTACTACGTGAACACCGCCAACCCGTCCTACAGCTACGGCGTCGCCAGCACCTGCGGGGCCGGGGTGCTGGTCGAGGGGAACTCGTTCGAGAACATGACCGACCCGACGCACGTCGGCGAGGGCTCCTCGCCGGCCGGCAACCTGGTCGAGCGGAACAACCTCTACGTCAACTCGGGCGCGCCGCAGACCGCCGGCAGCGTGGCCGCCGTCCCGTACGCGTACACGCTCGACGCGGCGAGCACGGTGAAGGCCACGGTGACCGCGGGGGCCGGCACCGGGAAGATCAGCGGCTGA
- a CDS encoding enolase C-terminal domain-like protein produces the protein MTTITDVHVHDVRFPTAASGDGSDAINRGDYSATYVELATDGGPTGAGFTFTNGRGNEITCAAVRALAHHVRGRTVAEIAAEPVAFWRSLTADVQLRWLGPEKGVIHMATGALVNAVWDLRAKLAGKPMWRYLAELPTDDLVATVDFHHITDALTPDEAAAILDKGRDGLADRLAALERDGFPSYTTSVGWLGYPDDKVRALTRAAYADGWRAMKMKVGGPLDDDLRRARAIRAEIGPDALLMMDANQVWDVDEAITAMTALAEVDPYWIEEPTHADDVLGHARIARAVTELTGGRCRVATGEVAANRVIFKQLLQADAIGVMQVDACRVGGVDEVLAELLMAAKFGVPVCPHAGGVGLCEYVQHLAIFDFLRVGASLDGRMIEYVDHLHEYFTDPVRTRGGRYLLPTAPGYSSTMRAESIAEFRFPDGPAWR, from the coding sequence ATGACCACCATCACCGACGTCCACGTGCACGACGTGCGGTTCCCCACGGCCGCCAGCGGGGACGGCTCGGACGCGATCAACCGGGGCGACTACTCGGCCACCTACGTCGAGCTGGCCACCGACGGCGGCCCCACCGGCGCCGGATTCACCTTCACCAACGGCCGGGGCAACGAGATCACCTGCGCGGCCGTGCGGGCCCTGGCCCACCACGTGCGCGGCCGGACCGTCGCGGAGATCGCCGCCGAGCCGGTGGCGTTCTGGCGCTCGCTCACCGCCGACGTGCAGCTGCGCTGGCTCGGCCCGGAGAAGGGCGTCATCCACATGGCGACCGGCGCGCTGGTCAACGCCGTCTGGGACCTGCGCGCCAAGCTGGCCGGCAAGCCGATGTGGCGGTACCTCGCCGAGCTGCCCACCGACGACCTGGTGGCCACCGTCGACTTCCACCACATCACCGACGCGCTCACCCCCGACGAGGCGGCGGCCATCCTGGACAAGGGGCGCGACGGGCTGGCCGACCGGCTCGCCGCGCTGGAGCGGGACGGCTTCCCCTCGTACACCACATCGGTCGGCTGGCTCGGCTACCCGGACGACAAGGTGCGGGCGCTGACCCGCGCCGCGTACGCCGACGGCTGGCGGGCCATGAAGATGAAGGTCGGCGGCCCGCTCGACGACGACCTCCGCCGGGCCCGCGCCATCCGCGCCGAGATCGGCCCGGACGCGCTGCTCATGATGGACGCCAACCAGGTCTGGGACGTGGACGAGGCGATCACCGCGATGACCGCGCTGGCCGAGGTCGACCCGTACTGGATCGAGGAGCCGACGCACGCCGACGACGTGCTCGGCCACGCCCGGATCGCCCGTGCCGTCACCGAGCTGACCGGCGGCCGGTGCCGGGTCGCCACCGGCGAGGTGGCCGCCAACCGGGTGATCTTCAAGCAGCTGCTCCAGGCCGACGCGATCGGTGTCATGCAGGTCGACGCCTGCCGGGTCGGCGGGGTCGACGAGGTCCTGGCCGAGCTGCTCATGGCGGCGAAGTTCGGTGTGCCGGTCTGCCCGCACGCCGGCGGCGTCGGCCTCTGCGAGTACGTCCAGCACCTGGCGATCTTCGACTTCCTCCGGGTCGGCGCCAGCCTGGACGGGCGGATGATCGAGTACGTGGACCACCTGCACGAGTACTTCACCGACCCGGTGCGCACCCGCGGCGGCCGCTACCTGCTGCCCACCGCCCCCGGCTACAGCAGCACCATGAGAGCCGAGTCGATCGCCGAGTTCCGCTTCCCGGACGGCCCGGCATGGCGGTGA
- a CDS encoding mannitol dehydrogenase family protein, with product MAVTTDRLGLATLRRLPVECRPLLRPGTVPAGIVHLGLGAFHRAHQAVHTEAAVGAAGGDWGIVGVAPRSTAVVDALAEQDALFSVTTLAPEGAATRVVGALAGVRHAPADPAAVVRLLADPAIRVVTLTVTEKAYQLDPVTGALRADPDLLADLTTDRPPRTVPGLLVRGLLARAAADAGPVALVSCDNLPANGRRLRGLVTQALALARVPDGPAGWIERQVTFPGTMVDRIVPAPTPDTLDTARRALGVTDLAAVAAEPYSQWVVEDDFPGGRPAWERAGAVLTGDAGPWERLKLRTLNGVHSATAYLGALAGAETVAETLTLPRLDAVLRRLVAEDVAASFAPPPGVSVPAYGEEVLARFANPAIRHRTLQIAMDGSQKLPQRVLHTIADLRAAGRPARWGALVVAAWLRFLGGHADDGRPLPLDDPLADRIRAALAAAPGTPAGTVDALFALREVFPADLAADDEVRADVTGWLTALQRHGVRATLAGAA from the coding sequence ATGGCGGTGACCACCGACCGCCTCGGCCTGGCCACCCTGCGCCGGTTGCCCGTCGAGTGCCGGCCGCTGCTGCGCCCCGGCACCGTCCCGGCGGGCATCGTCCACCTCGGGCTGGGCGCGTTCCACCGCGCCCACCAGGCCGTGCACACCGAGGCGGCGGTCGGCGCGGCCGGCGGAGACTGGGGCATCGTCGGGGTCGCCCCGCGCAGCACCGCCGTGGTCGACGCGCTCGCCGAGCAGGACGCCCTGTTCAGCGTCACCACCCTCGCCCCGGAGGGCGCCGCCACCCGGGTGGTCGGCGCGCTGGCCGGCGTACGCCACGCGCCCGCCGACCCGGCCGCCGTGGTGCGCCTGCTCGCCGACCCGGCGATCCGGGTGGTGACGCTGACCGTGACCGAGAAGGCGTACCAGCTCGACCCGGTGACCGGTGCGCTGCGCGCCGACCCGGACCTCCTGGCCGACCTCACCACCGACCGGCCCCCGCGCACCGTGCCGGGGCTGCTGGTCCGCGGGCTGCTCGCCCGGGCCGCCGCCGACGCCGGCCCGGTCGCGCTGGTCAGCTGCGACAACCTGCCGGCCAACGGCCGCCGGCTGCGCGGCCTGGTCACCCAGGCGCTCGCGCTGGCCCGGGTGCCCGACGGGCCGGCCGGCTGGATCGAACGGCAGGTCACCTTCCCCGGCACGATGGTCGACCGGATCGTGCCGGCGCCCACCCCGGACACCTTGGACACGGCCCGGCGGGCGCTCGGGGTGACCGACCTGGCGGCGGTGGCCGCCGAGCCGTACTCCCAGTGGGTGGTCGAGGACGACTTCCCCGGCGGGCGGCCGGCCTGGGAACGGGCCGGGGCGGTGCTCACCGGCGACGCCGGCCCGTGGGAGCGGCTGAAGCTGCGCACCCTCAACGGGGTGCACTCGGCGACGGCGTACCTGGGCGCCCTGGCCGGCGCGGAGACCGTCGCCGAGACCCTGACGCTGCCGCGGCTGGACGCCGTGCTGCGCCGGCTGGTCGCCGAGGACGTGGCGGCCAGCTTCGCCCCGCCGCCCGGCGTCTCCGTGCCGGCGTACGGGGAGGAGGTGCTGGCCCGGTTCGCCAACCCGGCGATCCGGCACCGCACGCTGCAGATCGCCATGGACGGCTCGCAGAAGCTGCCGCAGCGGGTGCTGCACACCATCGCCGACCTGCGCGCCGCCGGCCGCCCGGCCCGCTGGGGCGCCCTGGTGGTCGCGGCGTGGCTGCGCTTCCTGGGCGGGCACGCCGACGACGGCCGGCCGCTGCCGCTGGACGACCCGCTCGCCGACCGGATCCGGGCCGCCCTCGCCGCCGCACCGGGAACCCCGGCCGGCACGGTCGACGCGCTCTTCGCGCTGCGCGAGGTCTTCCCCGCCGACCTGGCCGCCGACGACGAGGTCCGGGCCGACGTGACCGGCTGGCTGACCGCGCTGCAACGGCACGGCGTCCGGGCCACCCTGGCCGGTGCGGCATGA
- the uxaC gene encoding glucuronate isomerase, whose protein sequence is MPTVPRSDLLLPAEPGQRALARELYALAAEQPIISPHGHVDPGLLAEDRPFPDPARLLIVPDHYLTRMLLSQGVPPADLGVPSVDGSPVETDGRTIWRRFAAHWHLFRGTPSRLWLEQTFRDVFGVTTALSPATADAVYDELAARLAEPEFRPRALFERFGIEVLATTESPLDDLGRHAKLAADGWGGPGGRVVTTFRPDDVVDMEFGNWSANVDRLAEVSGEDTGTYAGYLAALRRRREAFIAAGATSSDHGHPTARTHALEPAEAAALYDRGRRGRADAADAEAFRAHMLLEFARMSLDDGLVLQLHPGAVRNHNRWLHARHGRDVGGDVPQATDYVHGLAPLLDAHGNDPRLRVVLYTLDEDTFTRELAPLAGGYAALYLGAPWWFLDSPEVLRRFREAVTETAGFYNTAGFVDDTRAFCSIPVRHDVARRVDAGFLARLVAEHRLPADEAAETIVDLAYRLPKRVFKFGGES, encoded by the coding sequence GTGCCGACCGTCCCCCGCAGCGACCTGCTGCTGCCCGCCGAACCCGGCCAGCGGGCCCTGGCCCGCGAGTTGTACGCCCTGGCGGCCGAGCAGCCGATCATCTCCCCCCACGGCCACGTCGACCCGGGCCTACTGGCCGAGGACCGCCCGTTCCCCGACCCGGCCCGGCTGCTCATCGTGCCCGACCACTACCTCACCCGGATGCTGCTCAGCCAGGGGGTGCCGCCCGCCGACCTCGGCGTGCCCAGCGTCGACGGCAGCCCGGTGGAGACCGACGGTCGGACCATCTGGCGCCGCTTCGCCGCGCACTGGCACCTGTTCCGCGGCACCCCGTCCCGGCTCTGGCTGGAGCAGACCTTCCGCGACGTGTTCGGGGTGACCACCGCCCTCTCCCCGGCGACCGCCGACGCGGTCTACGACGAGCTGGCCGCGCGCCTCGCCGAGCCGGAGTTCCGGCCCCGGGCGCTGTTCGAACGCTTCGGCATCGAGGTGCTCGCCACCACCGAGTCGCCCCTGGACGACCTCGGCCGGCACGCCAAGCTCGCCGCCGACGGCTGGGGCGGACCGGGCGGGCGGGTGGTCACCACGTTCCGCCCGGACGACGTGGTGGACATGGAGTTCGGCAACTGGTCGGCCAACGTGGACCGGCTCGCCGAGGTGTCCGGCGAGGACACCGGCACGTACGCGGGCTACCTGGCCGCGCTGCGGCGGCGGCGGGAGGCTTTCATCGCGGCCGGCGCCACCTCGTCGGACCACGGGCACCCGACCGCCCGTACCCACGCCCTGGAGCCGGCGGAGGCGGCGGCGCTCTACGACCGGGGCCGGCGCGGGCGGGCCGACGCCGCCGACGCCGAGGCGTTCCGGGCGCACATGCTGCTGGAGTTCGCCCGGATGTCGCTGGACGACGGCCTGGTGCTGCAGCTGCACCCGGGCGCCGTGCGCAACCACAACCGCTGGCTGCACGCCCGCCACGGCCGGGACGTCGGCGGCGACGTGCCGCAGGCCACCGACTACGTGCACGGCCTCGCCCCGCTGCTCGACGCGCACGGCAACGACCCGCGGCTGCGGGTGGTGCTCTACACCCTGGACGAGGACACCTTCACCCGGGAGCTGGCCCCGCTCGCCGGCGGCTACGCGGCCCTGTACCTGGGCGCGCCCTGGTGGTTCCTCGACTCACCCGAGGTGCTGCGCCGGTTCCGGGAGGCGGTCACCGAGACCGCCGGCTTCTACAACACCGCCGGGTTCGTCGACGACACCCGCGCGTTCTGTTCCATCCCGGTCCGCCACGACGTGGCCCGCCGGGTCGACGCCGGCTTCCTGGCCCGCCTCGTCGCCGAGCACCGGCTACCCGCCGACGAGGCCGCCGAGACCATCGTGGACCTGGCGTACCGGCTGCCGAAGCGGGTCTTCAAGTTCGGAGGGGAATCATGA